The DNA sequence CCCAAAGGTTCATGTCCAGTCTGTGTGACAAAAAGTGAAATCATCAGTCGATTtgatttggtggggtgggggcggtggtggtggtggtggtggtgagttatAAAGCCTGCCGTTTCTGGTGAGAAAGTAAGAAAATGTCCAAGTGCGCAGATGACATGGCATGTTTCAGACAATGCTGTGATGTAACCTGGGTCAGGGTGGAGAGTTGTGCCCTGTGGCAGCCATAAATTGACGGTCCCTTCAGTGATGATACAGCTGGTCCTGTCTTAACTCAGTTCACTGTCCCTTCAGTGATGATACAGCTGGTCCCTTCAGTGATGATACAGCTGGTCCTGTCTTAACTCAGTTCACTGTCCCTTCAGTGATGATACAGCTGGTCCTGTATTAAATCAAATCACTGTCCGTTCAGTGATGATACAGCTGGTCCTGTCTTAACTCAGTTCACTGTCCGTTCAGTGATGATACAGCTGGTCCTGTCTTAACTCAGTTCACTGTCCGTTCAGTGATGATACAGCTGGTCCTGTCTTAACTCAGTTCACTGTCCGTTCAGTGATGATACAGCTGGTCCTGTCTTAACTCAGTTCGCTGTCTATTCAGTGATGATACAGCTGGTCCTGTCTTAACTCAGTTCACTGTCTATTCAGTGATGATACAGCTAGTCCTGTCTTAACTCAGTTCACTGTCCGTTCAGTGATGATACAGCTGGTCCTGTCTTAACTCAGTTCACTGTCCGTTCAGTGATGATACAGCTGGTCCTGTCTTAAATCAGTTCACTGTCCGTTCAGTGATGATACAGCTGGTCCTGTCTTAAATCAGTTCGCTGTCCGTTCAGTGATGATACAGCTGGTCCTGTCTTAACTCAGTTCACTGTCCGTTCAGTGATGATACAGCTGGTCCTGTCTTAACTCAGTTCACTGTCCGTTCAGTGATGATACAGCTGGTCCTGTCTTAAATCAGTTCGCTGTCCGTTCAGTGATGATACAGCTGGTCCTGCCTTAACTCAGTTTATCTTCCAGTTTGCCACATTCACCTAATTCGTTATGAATATCGTTTTTAATTCATTGATTTTCACCAACAGACCTTTTGGAAATGATAGTACAGTTGTCCCCACTCACGTCGACCTCGCTAAAGTTGACTCATCGGTTCTTCCTCCTCtttgttcgcgggctgcaactcccacgttcactcgtatgtacacgagtgggcttttacgtgtatgacctttttttttttttttttaaccccgccatgtaggcagccatactccactttcgggggtgtacatgctggttatattcttgtttccataacccaccgaacgctgacatggattacaggatatctaacgtgcgtatttgatcttctgctggcgtattcacttgaagggggttcaggcacaagcaggtctgcacatgagttgacctgggagatgggaaaaatctccaccctttacccaccaggcgccgttaccgaggttcgtacccgggacccacagattgaaaggccaacgctttaacccctcggctattgcgcccgtcgactcacCGGTTAAGTCGACGTATTTCTTTGGCCCCGGCCAGCAGCCTTCTTTGTCACTGTAAATTTCCCTTGCTTAATTCGCTCTAGTGTAAGTGGATTCCTCGCATACATCGactaatttttttgtgccccagTGAAGTTCCCCCCCGATAAGTCGAAACTGACGTCACATCCCGGGCTAAAACCGTAAGTATTGCGAAAAGTTGCCGAGTCAGAGTCGctgtttgatgaaaaaaaagaaaaaaaagaaaaagaaaaaaagaatattccTCTGGTCACTTTGAACGGGAAAACATGAACCTCGGACAAGGTCTGCCATTCCATCGCGTGAAAAACAACAGTCCCCAGGCAGTGAACCCGGAAGAAGTCACACTTGGGGAGTGCTTTTTATGCCGGCAGCCTTTGTTCTGACAACACCCGTGTGACTCAAGCCTTCTTTCATTGTGTAGGGAACAGTGAACTCAGATCGGTAGCATCACTAGAGcccaagagagggagaaaggagggggggagagaggggggggggtgagagggcagagagaggtgggagagagggagagagaggggcagagagagaaagagagagggggagagagagaggggggggagaaagggagagggagggagaggggtgagggggagagagagagagggggggagagaaggtggggagagggagagagaggggggagagagggagagagaggggcagagagagaaagagagagggggttagagagagaggggggagatagggagagggtggtgagcgaaggtgggagagagagtcggggagagaggagggaggggggggggggtcagtttcgATTCCACTTTTTTGGTTTTACGGTTTAATCATGTCCCGTTTTTAACTTATCGGTGAATCTGTTTCAAGACGTCAACGTGATGCATGTGGTCTGATCCATGgttcactacaccacatctgcttaaaagaaaggtgtgtgtagCCGGAGTGTTACAGGGGTGAAGGTGTGTGAAACAGGAGTGTTAcaggggtgaaggtgtgtgtaacagGAGTGTaatgatgaaggtgtgtgtagCCGGAGTGTTACAATGATGAAGGTGTGTGAAACAGGATTGTTAcaggggtgaaggtgtgtgtaacagGAGTGTaatgatgaaggtgtgtgtaacaGGAGTGTAATGATGAAGGTGTGTGAAACAGGATTGTTACAGGGGTGAAGGTGTTTGTAACAGGAGTGTaatgatgaaggtgtgtgtaacaGGAGTGTaatgatgaaggtgtgtgtagCCGGAGTGTTACAATGATGAAGGTGTGTGAAACAGGAGTGTTAcaggggtgaaggtgtgtgtaacagGAGTGTaatgatgaaggtgtgtgtagCCGGAGTGTTGCaatgatgaaggtgtgtgtaacaGGAGTGTTAcaggggtgaaggtgtgtgtaacagGAGTGTaatgatgaaggtgtgtgtagCCGGAGTGTTACAGGGGTGAAGGTGTGTGAAACAGGAGTGTTACAGGGGTGAAGGTGTTTGTAACAGGAGTGTaatgatgaaggtgtgtgtagCCGGAGTGTTGCaatgatgaaggtgtgtgtaacaGGAGTGTTACAGGGGTGAAGGTGTATGTAACAGGAGTGTTACAAGTGTGGAGTTGTAACAGGAGTGTCAcagtgatggaggtgtgtgtaacagggatgaaggtgtgtgtgtaacaggagtGTCACAGTGATGGAGGCGGTTGTAATAGGAGTGTCACAGTGTTAGAGGTGTGTGTAACAGGACTGTTACagaggtgaaggtgtgtgtaacagGAGTGTTAcaggggtgaaggtgtgtgtaacagGAGTGTTACATTGGTTGGAGGTGTGTGTAACAGGAGTGTTACAAGGTGTGTGTTACAGGAGTATTGCATTGATTGGAGGTGTGTGTAACAGGAGTGTCAcagtgatggaggtgtgtgtaaCAGGAGTGTCCACcaatgaggatgtgtgtgtgtgtgtgttgcaggctgttgtggtggtgttgccatGGTACCAGCAGAATGaagaggttggtggtggtggtggtggggctggccACAGCCGGCATATTGCTGCAGGTGGGGCTGATGGTCAGggacaccccagcccccaccttcctccgcccccccgccccgtACGCCATCCGCCCCACCGCCCCTCAcgtcacaaccacccaccccccggtGACGTCAGCACTGACCCggtctggtggggtgggggaaggagggggagtgagggaggggaacgAAACCAGGaccttccaccaccctcaccacgacTTCCCCTTCCTGCTGAACGAGCCCGGCACGTGCAGAGCGGAGAcagagctggtggtggtggtggtgacggcgcCCAACAACACTGAGGACCGGCAGGTGGTGAGGGAGACATGGGGGTCCCTCAGGGACCACCCCCAGCACCAGGTGGCGCTGGTGTTCCTGCTGGGGTCGGTGCGAGACCCCGGGCTGCAGGCCCGGCTGGTGGCGGAGAGCAGGCAGCACGGGGACCTGGTTCAGGAGGACTTCGTGGACTCCTACCGGAACCTCAGCCTCAAGTCCGTGGCCATGCTGCGCTGGGTGAGCACCTTCTGCAACTCCTCGCGCTACGTGCTGAAGGCAGATGACGACATGTACGTCAACCTCACCAACCTGCTGACGGCACTGCGCCATGAGTCCCTGTCACATGACTCCTTCGTCCTGGGCAACGTCTTCACGGGGGCCCGGCCCGTGCAGGACCGGAAGTCCAAGTGGTACACGCCGCTGGAGGCCTTCAGTGAGGCGGTGTACCCTCGCTACACGTCCGGCACGGCCTACGCCATGACCACCTCAGCGGCCCAAAAACTGTTCACAGCCTCTGCTGAAGTGCCGCTGTTCTGGCTGGAGGATATCTACATCACGGGGCTGTGTTCACGTCACGCCGGGGTGCCCGTCCTGAATCATGGCGGCTTCAGTTACGTCAAACATCCGGTGGACGGCTGTCACTTCCGGAAAGTCATCAGCGCTCACCGCTACAGCGCCCAGGAAAAGAGGGACATCTTCAGACAGGTCAAAGATGGGAACCTACAGTGTCGGTGATGGGGGGtgtgggctctgtgtgtgtgtgtgtgtgtgcgtgtgttcatgttcgtgtgtatgtatgtgttccaAGGAAACATGGACAATCAACCAGGTTACATGTGGAGCTGATGTTCCACTAAGGTGTTCACAGGTTTTGTTGCCAGAGACAGTCTTGGCGCGAGAGAGTGGAATTGTTAATGATGACACATATCGGCACGCGGTTACATATGTGAGACAGAGTGTAAGCAGACTACAGAATTGAAAAGAAGCGGCTTGATAATCAGAATGACCCTGTCCTGTGATCGGTgctgggaggaaggggggcgtgGTCACTTTGTGATGTGTCtgcagacattgtgtgtgtgtgtgtgtggacaatgctgaagcgtgcacgtgtgtgtacgtgggcaTGCATTGGTGTGGCAGACAATTATTACAATGCTGTGCAGTCATTAATCGCATGGTGCATGTATTATTTCTTTTGTATCTTTTAAATTGCATTTTTCCTCCAGATGGTATAGAGCTCTTGTCAGATTGAAGAAACGTTACgcatatttatatatgtacatgATGCTGAGTATACACAATGTACATCCAGAAACGATGAAAGCATCGGTTTGATCTAGTATTCGAGGAGTTTTTGGCCTCATGCATTTGTACTCTGTCAATCACAGTGGTGTAACTCTACTCTGTCAATCACagcggtgtgtatgtatgtactctgTAAATCACAGACATGGATATGTACTCTGTCAATCACAGCGGTGTATATGTAGTCTGTCAATCACAGGGGTGTATATGTACTCTGTCAAtcacagacatgtatatatactCTGTCAGTCACAGACATGTATATGTACTCTGTCAATCACAGCGGTGTATATGTAGTCTGTCAATCACAGCGGTGTTTATGTACTCTGTCAATCACagacatgtatatatttattatatacCATGTCAGTCACAGCAGTGTATATGTACTCTGTCAATCACAGACATGTATCTGTACTCTGTCAATCACAGCGGTGTTTATGTACTCTGCCAATCACAGCGGTGTTTATGTACTCTGTCAATCACAGCGGTGCTTATGTGCTGTGTCAGTCACAGCATTGTATATGCACTTTGTCAATCATAGACATGAAAATGTGCTGGTTTTTTTAGCTTTGTATATGTACTATTTCACAGCTTTTTATTTGTACTCTTTAGTCACAGCATCATGTTTTTGTACTCTTAGTCACAGCATCATGTATTTGTACTCTTTAGTCACAGCATCATGTATTTGTACTCTTTAGTCACAGCATCATGTATTTGTACTCTTTGCTGAACTTCATGGGAACAATCCTTTGTCCACTGAAATCCACACAGCTGGATCATGTGGGGAAGTGTGTTGTTTGTCACTGGATGGTGTGGGGAAGTGTGTTGTTTGTCACTGGATGGTGTGGGGaagtgtgttgtctgtcactggatggtgtggggaagtgtgttgtctgtcactggatggtgtggggaagtgtgttgtttgtcactggatggtgtgtggaagtgtgttgtctgtcactggATGGTGAGGGGAAGTGTGTTGTTTGTCACTGGatggtgtgtggaagtgtgttgtTTGTCACTGGATGGTGTGGGGACATGTGTTGTTTGTCACTGGATGGTGTGGGGAAGTGTGTTGTTTGTCACTGGATGGTGTGGGGAAGTGTGTTGTTTGTCACTGGATGGTGTTGGGAAGTGTGTTGTTTGTCACTGAATGGTGTTGGGaagtgtgttgtctgtcactggatggtgtggggaagtgtgttgtctgtcactggtgttgggaagtgtgttgtctgtcactggATGGTGTGTGGAAGTCTGTTGTCTGTCACTGGATGGTGTTGGGAAGTGTGTTGTTTGTCACTGGTTGGTGTGTGGAAGTCTGTTGTCTGTCACTGGATGGTGTTGGGaagtgtgttgtctgtcactggATGGTGTTGGGAAGTCTGTTGTCTGTCACTGGATGGTGTTGGGAAGTGTGTTGTTTGTCACTGGATGGTGTGGGGAAGTGTGTTGTTTGTCACTGGTTGGTGTGTGGAAGTCTGTTGTCTGTCACTGGATGGTGTTGGGaagtgtgttgtctgtcactggATGGTGTTGGGAAGTGTGTTGTTTGTCACTGGATGGTGTTGGGaagtgtgttgtctgtcactggATGGTGTTGGGaagtgtgttgtctgtcactggATGGTGTTGGGAAGTGTGTTGTTTGTCACTGGATGGTGTGGGGaagtgtgttgtctgtcactggATGGTTTTGGGAAGTGTTTTGTCTGTCACTGGATGGTGTTGGGAAGTGTGTTGTTTGTCACTGGATAGTTTCAGGAAGTGTGTTGTTTGTCAACCTGTCAACAGCTGCAACGCTACGAACGTGTTCACAGCATTGTTTTCATTGAACTGTGCAGtgaagtatgtttgtgtgtgcatgtgcgtgtgtgtgtgtgtgtgtgtgtttgtgcgcgcaagcacgcacgcatgtgtgttgtttgtttgaagaatgattgattgaggTGGTtaatgttgattttgaaaaaccggtacaatcatgatgatgaagcTGTATGTTAGGATGACTGGGCCATTAAACTGTGGTGGatgagaggtggggaagggtggggttagggggagctaggggggggggggcggcaataCTGAATGGGGACTTAGTGAATGGGGAGGAAGTGACGTCAGTGCTGATGTTGAACATTCCATGTCAACGTGTCTTCCAAGTTGCACCTCAAACGTGCTGTATCCGCCAACAGTTGCAGACTCGTCCAAAGCCTTTAAAGCAATCAGTAGGAAATCGTTGAATGCCAACAATTTTTGAGACTCGTCCAAATCCTTTAAAGCAATCAATACGAAATCACTGAATGCCAACCATTTTAGAGGCTCGTCCAAATCCTTTAAAGCGATCAATAGGAAATCATTGAATGCCAGCCATTATAGAAACTCGTCCAAATCCTTGAAAGCAATCAATAGGAAATCATTGAATGCCAGCCATTATAGAGACTCGTCCAAATCCTTTAAAGCAATCAATAGGAAATCATTGAATGCCAGCCATTATAGAGACTCGTCCAAATCCTTTAAAGTGATCAGTAGGAAATCATTGAATGCCAGCCATTAAAGAGACTCGCCCAAATCGTTTAAAGCAGATCAATAGCAAATCATTGAATGCCAACCATTATAGAGACTCGTCCAAATCGTTTAAGGCAATCAATTGGAAATCATTGAATGCCAACAGTTACTACAGACTCGTCCAAAGTCTTAAAAGCAGTCAATCTGAAATCACTGAATGCCAAGTTATAGACTCGTCAAACGCCTTCAAAGCAATCATCAGATGGCGTGTTAGtgtatctgtgtttttgtttatttattttattttattttatttttaaacaaacaatacatgaaATCCATGAAAAGCAGATCCATCTTGAAATTAGAATGGTGACCAGAATTAAATGACAGGACTTTGCTCTTTGGAATGCAAAAGACGTAATGATCTCAACTAAtttttgtttgcatacatgtgcgtgtatgtttgcatTTGACAAGAAATCCGCCAGATACCATAACATGATCGGTGACATTTACATGATAATAAAATGTTCTGCAACCAAAAAAAGaaattggttttctttttttctttttttattggatGGATGTTGTGATGAGCCCATGTCAAAGGGGGGCAATTCTGGTTGCAGAAGGACCTGCATGGTTTGTATGTGGCCTGGTCTTCAGGGATATACCAGATTAatggtgtatgtatttgtatttgtatttgtatttcttttttatcacaacagatttctctgtgtgaaattcgggctgctctccccagggagagcgcgtcgctatactacagcgccacccatttttttgtattttttcctgcgtgcacttttatttccttttcctatcgaagtggattttcctacagaattttgccaggaacaacccctttgttgccgtgggttcttttacgtgcgctaagtgcatgctgcacacgggacctcggtttatcgtctcatccgaatgactatgggAAATAATTCCagcaacacctgtgtgtgtgagcatgtgtgcttGGAGTCGAGAAGACCAGACAGCTGACCACGGCCCTCAGAGTGGCCGTCTTCATCCTGAGGAAGGACGCGCGCTGTGGTCGGACACAACTCCCGTGAGGACCAGGCTGTACGGGAGCAGGCAGGGCCTGGGGAAGACAGCTCTGCTTGGCACGAGATCTGGACGCACTGCCGGACTTCACccgtcttcagacagccaggacaccccccccgagcccccccctctctctctcacccttgttACGTCACACTGACCTTTCACCTTGACAGCCAGGGCACCCCCCCTccaaactccccacccccacccccctcaccatttTTACGTCACACCGACCTTCCACCTGGTCAGACGGCCAgtatccccactccacccccaccacccactctctctcacccttgttACATCATACCGACCTTTCACCTGGACAGCCACTGTGACGAcacgccccctcaccacccccctctctttcacccttgGTACATTATTATAtcccaacgggcgcaatagccgagtggttaaaaatgtatctaacagctaccctcaacacatacgcacacataggcaggcacaaacttacttaaacacacgtgcgcgcgcgcgcgcgcgcacacacacacacattgacattgaAATACATTTAAGAGATTATCTAAATACCTATGGAACAAGGGAAcaatttaagaaacagagaaataaggtAAATGCAATGAAACGTAAATCTAAATGTAACTTTTTTCAAAATATGTTAGTTTCCACAAAAAATTCTCGTAAAATCTGGAAAGCTTTTAATATGTTAAACAATAAACATGTGTCAAGAAACCAACACATTATCACTGATATAACAGCAGATCACTTAAATGATCACTTTGCCAGCATCGCTGATAAAATTATATCAAACGACAgaaccagtgaaaatgacctttACAGTTTAAAACAGTATGTTAATTCAAAGGAAATTAACGTTCCATTTAGTCTCCAACCGATGACAGTCTTAGATGTTAGTAAGAGTTTATCATTGCTAAAACAGTCTGGCACTCGTGACTTAGACGGGTTGGATGGAAgaatattaaagctttcttctccTTTAATTGTTGattcactgacatatctttataatttgtgtatcgataagaagTATTTGCCCTTAAGATTCAAGCAAGCTAGAGTTATTCCTctctacaaatcaggtgattcttctgatccatctaactatagaCCAAtatctgtcttgtttgttttatcaaaacctatagaaaaacacttgcaaaaagCTTTGAATAGTTATCTTGTCAATAACAAACTAATCCACGAAGATCAGTCTGGTTTTCGTGAAAACCATTCTTGCCATACTGCTCTCATACAACTT is a window from the Babylonia areolata isolate BAREFJ2019XMU chromosome 15, ASM4173473v1, whole genome shotgun sequence genome containing:
- the LOC143290364 gene encoding beta-1,3-galactosyltransferase 1-like; the encoded protein is MKRLVVVVVGLATAGILLQVGLMVRDTPAPTFLRPPAPYAIRPTAPHVTTTHPPVTSALTRSGGVGEGGGVREGNETRTFHHPHHDFPFLLNEPGTCRAETELVVVVVTAPNNTEDRQVVRETWGSLRDHPQHQVALVFLLGSVRDPGLQARLVAESRQHGDLVQEDFVDSYRNLSLKSVAMLRWVSTFCNSSRYVLKADDDMYVNLTNLLTALRHESLSHDSFVLGNVFTGARPVQDRKSKWYTPLEAFSEAVYPRYTSGTAYAMTTSAAQKLFTASAEVPLFWLEDIYITGLCSRHAGVPVLNHGGFSYVKHPVDGCHFRKVISAHRYSAQEKRDIFRQVKDGNLQCR